From the genome of Nicotiana sylvestris chromosome 2, ASM39365v2, whole genome shotgun sequence, one region includes:
- the LOC104237513 gene encoding elongation factor 1-alpha-like: MGKEKFHINIVVIGHVDSGKSTTTGHLIYKLGGIDKRVIERFEKEAAEMNKRSFKYAWVLDKLKAERERGITIDIALWKFETTKYYCTVIDAPGHRDFIKNMITGTSQADCAVLIIDSTTGGFEAGISKDGQTREHALLAFTLGVKQMICCCNKMDATTPKYSKARYDEIVKEVSSYLKKVGYNPDKIPFVPISGFEGDNMIERSTNLDWYKGPTLLEALDQINEPKRPSDKPLRLPLQDVYKIGGIGTVPVGRVETGVLKPGMVVTFGPTGLTTEVKSVEMHHEALQEALPGDNVGFNVKNVAVKDLKRGFVASNSKDDPAKGASNFTSQVIIMNHPGQIGNGYAPVLDCHTSHIAVKFAEILTKIDRRSGKELEKEPKFLKNGDAGMVKMIPTKPMVVETFSEYPPLGRFAVRDMRQTVAVGVIKNVDKKDPTGAKVTKAAQKKK; encoded by the exons ATGGGTAAAGAGAAGTTTCACATCAACATTGTGGTCATTGGCCACGTCGACTCTGGAAAGTCGACCACCACTGGTCACTTGATCTACAAGCTTGGTGGTATTGACAAGCGTGTTATTGAGAGGTTCGAGAAGGAAGCTGCTGAGATGAACAAGAGGTCATTCAAGTATGCCTGGGTGCTTGACAAGCTTAAGGCTGAACGTGAGCGTGGTATCACCATTGATATTGCCTTGTGGAAGTTTGAGACCACCAAGTACTACTGCACTGTGATTGATGCCCCCGGACACAGGGACTTTATCAAGAACATGATCACTGGTACTTCCCAGGCTGATTGTGCTGTTCTTATTATTGACTCCACCACTGGTGGTTTTGAAGCTGGTATTTCCAAGGATGGTCAGACCCGTGAGCATGCATTGCTTGCTTTCACCCTTGGTGTTAAGCAAATGATTTGCTGCTGCAACAAG ATGGATGCTACCACCCCAAAGTACTCCAAGGCTAGGTATGATGAAATTGTGAAGGAAGTTTCTTCCTACCTCAAGAAGGTCGGTTACAACCCTGACAAGATCCCCTTTGTCCCCATCTCTGGTTTCGAGGGAGACAATATGATTGAGAGGTCTACCAACCTTGACTGGTACAAGGGCCCAACCCTCCTTGAGGCTCTTGACCAAATTAATGAGCCCAAAAGGCCCTCAGACAAACCCCTCCGTCTTCCACTTCAGGATGTTTACAAGATTGGTGGTATTGGTACCGTCCCTGTTGGTCGTGTGGAGACTGGTGTGCTCAAGCCTGGTATGGTTGTGACCTTTGGCCCTACTGGTCTGACAACTGAAGTCAAGTCTGTTGAGATGCACCACGAAGCTCTCCAGGAGGCACTCCCTGGTGACAATGTTGGGTTTAACGTTAAGAATGTTGCTGTTAAGGATCTCAAGCGTGGTTTTGTTGCCTCAAACTCCAAGGATGACCCAGCCAAGGGAGCGTCCAACTTCACCTCCCAGGTCATCATCATGAACCATCCTGGCCAGATAGGAAATGGATATGCACCAGTGCTTGACTGCCACACTTCCCACATTGCTGTCAAGTTTGCTGAGATCTTGACCAAGATTGACAGGCGTTCTGGTAAGGAACTTGAGAAGGAGCCTAAGTTCTTGAAGAATGGTGATGCTGGTATGGTTAAGATGATTCCTACCAAGCCTATGGTGGTTGAGACCTTCTCTGAGTACCCTCCATTGGGTCGTTTTGCTGTGAGGGATATGCGTCAGACTGTTGCTGTTGGTGTCATCAAGAATGTCGACAAGAAGGACCCAACTGGTGCCAAGGTCACCAAAGCTGCTCAGAAGAAGAAGTGA